A section of the Neisseria dumasiana genome encodes:
- the ung gene encoding uracil-DNA glycosylase yields MNTWHEAIGSEKEQPYFRHILNSVKTEREAGQVVYPPACDVFNAFKATEFDQVKVVILGQDPYHGAGQAHGLAFSVRPDIAVPPSLVNIYKELANDIAGFQIPRHGFLQHWAEQGVLLLNTVLTVRAGQAHSHASLGWEQFTDRVIAQLNEHREHIVFLLWGSHAQKKGAFIDRNRHLVLTSPHPSPLSAHRGFFGCRHFSQANRYLQEHGETPIDWQV; encoded by the coding sequence ATGAATACATGGCACGAAGCCATCGGTTCGGAAAAAGAACAGCCGTATTTCCGGCATATTCTGAACAGCGTTAAAACCGAGCGTGAAGCCGGGCAAGTGGTTTATCCGCCTGCTTGCGATGTGTTCAATGCGTTTAAAGCGACGGAGTTTGATCAAGTTAAAGTGGTGATTTTGGGGCAAGACCCTTACCACGGCGCGGGGCAGGCGCACGGATTGGCGTTTTCGGTGCGGCCGGATATTGCCGTTCCGCCGTCGTTGGTAAACATCTATAAAGAATTGGCAAACGATATTGCCGGTTTCCAAATTCCGCGCCACGGTTTTCTGCAACATTGGGCGGAGCAGGGCGTGCTGCTGCTGAACACGGTGCTGACCGTGCGTGCAGGGCAGGCGCATTCGCACGCTTCTTTGGGTTGGGAACAGTTTACCGACCGCGTGATCGCGCAGTTGAACGAACACCGTGAGCATATCGTGTTTCTTTTGTGGGGCAGCCACGCGCAGAAAAAAGGTGCGTTTATCGACCGCAACCGCCATTTGGTGCTGACTTCGCCGCATCCCTCGCCTTTGTCGGCGCACCGCGGCTTTTTCGGTTGCCGCCATTTCTCGCAAGCCAACCGTTATTTGCAAGAGCACGGCGAAACGCCGATAGATTGGCAGGTATAG
- a CDS encoding diacylglycerol kinase, producing the protein MPWPNGLRPSENMNDKPKTYAASMKGGRGIRRILNALAYSADGIRAACSEQGFRQLLWIHGALMAWLFFADFTLPVKMILVLVSAVSVVVELINTGLEAAVDHTSEEMHELAKKAKDVGSAAQYTTLAALAVLWIMALTG; encoded by the coding sequence ATGCCGTGGCCGAATGGTCTGAGGCCGTCTGAAAACATGAACGACAAACCGAAAACCTATGCCGCATCTATGAAGGGCGGCCGCGGCATTCGGCGAATCCTGAACGCTTTGGCTTATTCGGCCGACGGCATCCGCGCGGCATGCAGCGAACAGGGATTCCGCCAATTATTATGGATACACGGTGCTTTAATGGCGTGGCTGTTTTTTGCAGACTTTACGTTGCCGGTAAAAATGATATTGGTGTTGGTGTCGGCCGTTTCGGTAGTGGTGGAATTGATTAACACCGGTTTGGAAGCGGCGGTTGACCATACTTCCGAAGAAATGCACGAGTTGGCGAAGAAAGCCAAAGATGTAGGTTCTGCCGCGCAATACACCACTTTGGCGGCTTTGGCCGTGTTGTGGATCATGGCGTTAACAGGGTAA
- the gshB gene encoding glutathione synthase has translation MNILFIADPMATFKTYKDTTYVMMREMAARRWKLSHTLSSELAVKNGVVTAQAAAFEFVGLDHDDDKQWFKAADKVQTALKDFDAVIMRTDPPFDMQYLYATQLLTLAEQQGAKVFNSGQAMRDFNEKLAILNFSRFTAPTLVSTRSADVRAFLKEHGDIIVKPLDGMGGMGIFRLTEADPNIGSILETLMQLDTRTIMAQRYIPEIVHGDKRVLVIGGQVVPFALARIPQQGETRGNLAAGGRGVAQELSARDREIAETLAPELKRRGILLAGLDVIGEYLTEVNVTSPTGFQEIMKQKGFDVAAMFADAVAEWSEAV, from the coding sequence ATGAACATTTTGTTTATCGCCGACCCGATGGCGACTTTTAAAACTTATAAAGACACCACCTATGTGATGATGCGCGAAATGGCCGCGCGGAGGTGGAAGCTTTCACACACCTTGAGCAGCGAATTGGCGGTTAAAAACGGCGTGGTAACGGCTCAGGCTGCGGCGTTTGAATTTGTTGGGTTAGATCATGATGATGATAAACAATGGTTTAAAGCCGCCGATAAAGTTCAGACGGCCTTAAAAGACTTTGATGCCGTGATTATGCGCACCGATCCGCCGTTCGACATGCAATACCTCTACGCTACCCAGTTGCTCACATTGGCCGAACAGCAAGGTGCGAAAGTGTTTAACAGCGGGCAGGCCATGCGCGATTTCAACGAAAAGCTGGCGATTCTGAATTTCAGCCGTTTTACCGCGCCTACTTTAGTATCGACCCGCTCCGCCGATGTGCGCGCCTTTTTGAAAGAGCATGGCGACATCATCGTGAAACCGCTCGACGGCATGGGCGGCATGGGCATTTTCCGCTTAACCGAAGCCGACCCCAATATCGGCAGCATTCTCGAAACCCTGATGCAGCTTGATACGCGCACGATTATGGCGCAGCGTTATATCCCCGAAATCGTGCACGGTGACAAACGCGTGCTGGTGATCGGCGGCCAAGTGGTGCCGTTTGCGCTGGCGCGGATTCCGCAGCAGGGCGAAACGCGCGGCAATCTGGCTGCCGGCGGGCGCGGTGTGGCACAGGAACTGTCGGCCCGCGACCGTGAAATCGCCGAAACCCTTGCACCCGAGTTGAAACGCCGGGGTATTTTGCTGGCCGGTTTGGATGTGATCGGCGAATATCTGACCGAAGTCAACGTAACCAGCCCCACCGGTTTTCAGGAAATCATGAAACAGAAAGGTTTTGATGTGGCCGCTATGTTTGCCGATGCCGTGGCCGAATGGTCTGAGGCCGTCTGA
- a CDS encoding acetate kinase, producing MSEKLILVLNCGSSSLKGAVLDNDSGDVLLSCLAEKLNLPDAYITFKVNGEKHKVELTANPDHTGAVEALMEELKKHGLDSRIAAVGHRVVSGGELYSESIVITEEVVDGIEKCIPLAPLHNPANLLGIRAAQNIFKGLTNVAVFDTAFHQSIPEHAYTYAVPRELYRKYGLRRYGFHGTSYRFVADEAARFLGKDKNNLRMVIAHLGNGASIAAVANGQCQDTSMGLTPLEGLVMGTRSGDVDPSVFSFLAENANMSITQITDMLNKKSGLLGISELSNDCRTIEEEAAKGHEGAKLALEVFSYRLAKYVASMAVAAGGLDALVFTGGIGENSDLIRSKVLAYLGFLGLTEDVQGNEKARFGNAGVITTSDSKALAVVIPTNEELMIAQDTAHLSGLK from the coding sequence ATGTCTGAAAAACTGATTCTAGTATTGAACTGCGGCAGCTCTTCATTGAAAGGTGCCGTTTTGGATAACGACAGCGGCGATGTATTGTTAAGCTGCTTGGCAGAAAAGTTGAATCTGCCCGATGCCTATATCACTTTCAAAGTGAACGGCGAAAAGCATAAAGTCGAATTGACTGCCAACCCCGACCATACCGGCGCGGTAGAAGCCTTGATGGAAGAATTGAAAAAACACGGCCTCGACAGCCGTATCGCAGCAGTCGGACACCGCGTTGTCAGCGGTGGCGAGCTGTATAGCGAATCCATCGTGATTACCGAAGAAGTGGTTGACGGCATTGAGAAATGTATTCCCCTTGCTCCTTTGCACAACCCCGCAAACCTGTTGGGCATCCGCGCCGCGCAAAATATTTTCAAAGGCCTGACAAACGTTGCCGTGTTTGATACCGCTTTCCACCAAAGCATTCCCGAACATGCCTACACTTATGCCGTACCGCGCGAGTTGTACCGCAAATACGGTCTGCGCCGCTACGGTTTTCACGGCACCAGCTACCGTTTTGTAGCCGATGAAGCCGCACGCTTCTTGGGTAAAGACAAAAATAACCTGCGTATGGTGATTGCCCACTTGGGTAACGGTGCGTCGATTGCTGCCGTTGCCAACGGCCAATGCCAAGATACCAGCATGGGCTTGACTCCGTTGGAAGGTTTGGTAATGGGTACGCGCAGCGGCGATGTGGATCCGAGCGTATTCTCTTTCTTGGCAGAAAATGCCAATATGAGCATTACCCAAATCACCGACATGCTGAATAAAAAATCAGGTTTGTTGGGTATTTCCGAACTTTCTAACGACTGCCGTACTATTGAAGAAGAAGCCGCCAAAGGCCACGAAGGTGCCAAATTGGCTTTGGAAGTATTCTCTTACCGCTTGGCCAAATATGTTGCTTCAATGGCGGTGGCGGCCGGCGGTTTGGATGCTTTGGTGTTTACCGGCGGTATCGGTGAAAATTCTGATCTGATCCGCAGCAAAGTATTGGCTTACTTAGGCTTCTTGGGCTTGACCGAAGATGTTCAAGGCAATGAAAAAGCCCGCTTCGGTAACGCAGGCGTGATTACTACTTCCGACAGCAAAGCCTTGGCAGTGGTTATTCCGACCAACGAAGAGCTGATGATTGCCCAAGATACGGCACATTTGAGCGGCTTGAAATAA
- a CDS encoding copper chaperone PCu(A)C, whose translation MKKWLGVLVLSGLCQTALAGGIDVDDAWARATVEGMTMGGAFMDIKNETGTDDTLIGASSPVSERIEVHTHMNDNGVMRMREVKGGIPLPKGREVELKPGSYHIMFMGLKRPLKEGEKFPLTLKFKKAKPKTVEVEVKNTPGAGHHHHHGHGGKHSH comes from the coding sequence ATGAAAAAATGGTTAGGCGTTTTAGTGCTTTCCGGCCTGTGTCAAACTGCGCTGGCGGGCGGCATCGACGTGGATGACGCTTGGGCGCGGGCTACCGTGGAAGGCATGACCATGGGCGGTGCGTTTATGGACATTAAAAACGAAACCGGAACCGATGATACTTTAATCGGCGCTTCCAGCCCCGTGTCGGAGCGCATCGAAGTGCATACCCACATGAACGACAACGGCGTGATGCGTATGCGCGAAGTGAAAGGCGGGATTCCGCTGCCTAAAGGGCGCGAAGTCGAGCTTAAACCCGGTAGCTACCACATTATGTTTATGGGCTTGAAACGCCCGCTGAAAGAAGGGGAAAAATTTCCGCTGACCCTCAAATTCAAAAAAGCCAAGCCGAAAACCGTAGAAGTGGAAGTAAAAAACACACCCGGAGCAGGGCATCACCACCATCACGGTCATGGCGGCAAACACAGCCACTAA
- a CDS encoding diacylglycerol kinase, translating to MSNENYARQKKGKKGIRRIINAAGYSKDGLRAAYRYESAFRQLVWLNGLLIALAVVLDFGPSTRMMLIIASFISLIVELFNTAIEAAVDHTSTARHELAKRAKDAGSAAQMLALLLLAVLWLMAVWREYGLNLF from the coding sequence ATGTCGAACGAAAACTATGCACGCCAAAAGAAAGGCAAAAAAGGTATCCGCCGCATCATCAACGCCGCCGGATATTCCAAAGACGGACTGCGTGCCGCCTATCGTTATGAAAGCGCATTCCGCCAGCTCGTATGGCTCAACGGGCTGCTGATTGCGTTGGCGGTTGTGCTCGATTTCGGGCCGTCAACCCGTATGATGCTGATTATCGCGTCGTTCATATCGCTGATTGTCGAGCTGTTCAATACCGCCATCGAAGCGGCGGTCGATCATACGTCAACCGCCCGCCACGAGCTGGCGAAACGTGCCAAAGATGCCGGTTCGGCAGCGCAAATGCTTGCTTTGCTGTTGTTGGCCGTTTTATGGCTTATGGCGGTTTGGCGCGAATACGGGTTGAATCTTTTTTAA
- the ppk1 gene encoding polyphosphate kinase 1, with product MPDQNRLLCRELSLLQFNRRVLAQAQDTRIPLLERLRFLCIVSSNLDEFFEVRMAYLKREHKQNPNLILDSGRTPAETIELTTQAARELIREQYALFNDELQPALSKEGIHFYRRRNWTAEQRAWIEDYFDRELLQVLTPIGLDPSHPFPRPLNKSLNFAVELEGNDAFGRASGMAIVQAPRILPRVLKLPSEICNGDDGFVFLSSILHEYVGKLFPGMEVRGCHQFRVTRDSDLTVDEEDLQNLRTAIQSELQDRHYGDGVRLEVAETCPKHIYEFLLGHFDLDISDLYQVKGPVNLVRLMSVPDMVDRPDLKFRPHRAGVPKYLAKGKSIIEAAAAAPILLHHPYQSFEPVVRFIQEAATDPDVVAIKMTIYRTGTDSELVKALLRAAEAGKIVTVVVELMARFDEANNVSWAQKLENAGAHVVYGVFGYKVHAKMALVIRREEGVLKRYAHLGTGNYHQGTSRIYTDFGLITADEDITADVNTLFLEITGLGQPGRLNKLYQSPFTLHPMVLESIEREKRNAEAGRPAWIIAKMNSLIEPGVIEALYAASAAGVQIDLIVRGMCALRPEVPGLSDNIRVRSIIGPQLEHARVYYFFNDGEENTYISSADWMARNFFRRIETCTPIEEPALKARVIREGLSLALKDSRQAWLMRPDGSYVRVQPEEGQAESNLQEQLWSEYGV from the coding sequence ATGCCTGACCAAAACCGTTTACTCTGCCGCGAACTGAGCCTGCTCCAGTTTAACCGCCGTGTGTTGGCACAGGCGCAGGACACGCGGATTCCGTTGTTGGAGCGTTTGCGTTTTCTGTGCATCGTTTCATCCAATTTAGATGAATTTTTTGAAGTGCGCATGGCCTATCTCAAGCGCGAACACAAACAGAATCCCAATCTGATTCTCGACAGCGGCAGAACGCCTGCCGAAACCATCGAACTCACCACCCAAGCGGCGCGGGAGCTGATTCGCGAGCAATACGCGCTGTTTAACGACGAGCTGCAACCTGCCTTGAGCAAAGAAGGCATTCATTTTTACCGCCGCCGCAACTGGACGGCCGAACAGCGTGCTTGGATTGAAGATTATTTCGACCGCGAGTTGCTGCAAGTGCTTACCCCCATCGGTTTGGACCCTTCCCATCCCTTTCCCCGTCCGCTCAATAAGTCATTGAACTTTGCCGTGGAATTAGAGGGTAACGATGCTTTCGGCCGCGCATCGGGCATGGCGATTGTTCAAGCGCCGCGCATTTTGCCGCGCGTGCTTAAGCTGCCGTCTGAAATCTGTAACGGCGACGACGGCTTTGTGTTTTTATCATCGATTCTTCACGAATATGTAGGCAAACTGTTCCCGGGCATGGAAGTGCGCGGCTGCCATCAATTCCGCGTAACGCGCGACAGCGATCTGACGGTTGACGAGGAAGACCTGCAAAACCTGCGCACCGCGATTCAGAGCGAACTGCAAGACAGACACTACGGCGACGGCGTGCGTTTGGAAGTGGCGGAAACCTGTCCGAAACATATTTACGAATTTTTGCTCGGCCATTTCGATTTGGATATTTCCGATCTGTATCAAGTTAAAGGGCCGGTTAATCTGGTGCGTCTGATGTCTGTGCCGGATATGGTGGACCGCCCCGATTTAAAGTTCCGCCCCCATCGGGCGGGGGTTCCTAAATATTTGGCTAAAGGCAAATCGATTATCGAAGCCGCCGCCGCTGCGCCGATTTTGCTGCATCATCCTTACCAGTCGTTCGAGCCGGTGGTGCGCTTTATTCAGGAAGCGGCAACCGATCCCGATGTTGTGGCGATTAAGATGACGATTTACCGCACGGGTACCGATTCCGAATTGGTTAAAGCCCTGCTGCGTGCCGCCGAAGCAGGCAAAATCGTGACGGTAGTGGTTGAGCTGATGGCGCGTTTCGACGAAGCGAACAACGTCAGCTGGGCGCAAAAACTCGAAAATGCCGGCGCACATGTGGTGTACGGCGTATTCGGTTATAAAGTTCACGCCAAAATGGCGTTGGTGATCCGTCGTGAAGAAGGGGTACTCAAACGCTATGCGCATTTGGGCACGGGTAACTACCATCAAGGCACATCGCGTATTTATACCGACTTCGGCCTGATTACCGCCGATGAAGATATTACTGCCGACGTTAACACGCTGTTTTTGGAAATCACCGGTTTGGGGCAGCCCGGACGCTTGAATAAGCTGTATCAAAGCCCGTTTACCCTGCACCCTATGGTGTTGGAGAGCATCGAGCGCGAAAAACGCAACGCCGAGGCCGGCAGGCCGGCGTGGATCATCGCCAAGATGAACTCGTTGATCGAACCGGGTGTGATCGAAGCCTTGTATGCCGCCAGCGCAGCGGGCGTGCAGATCGATCTGATTGTGCGCGGTATGTGCGCGTTGCGCCCCGAAGTGCCGGGCTTATCCGACAATATCCGCGTGCGCTCGATTATCGGCCCGCAGCTCGAACATGCGCGCGTGTATTATTTCTTCAACGACGGCGAAGAAAACACTTATATTTCGAGTGCCGACTGGATGGCGCGCAATTTCTTCCGCCGCATTGAAACCTGTACGCCCATCGAAGAGCCCGCACTCAAAGCGCGCGTGATCCGCGAAGGCTTGAGCTTGGCCTTGAAAGACAGCCGCCAAGCCTGGCTGATGCGGCCGGACGGCAGTTATGTGCGGGTACAGCCGGAAGAGGGTCAGGCCGAATCCAACCTGCAGGAACAGCTGTGGTCGGAGTATGGTGTGTAA
- a CDS encoding M14 family metallopeptidase, whose product MKISTQFDAGSVTVTDLSDPSNIRLNLRPDNASDFAQWFYFRLQGAAYQNCVMHFENAASSAYPDGWQDYQAVASYDRSNWFRVPSRYENGVFTIEHTPLANSVYYAYFEPYSHEQHLNLLGDAQGSGLCQIDDLGSTVQGRDINLLTIGNQVASDLKVWIIARQHPGETMAEWFIEGLLGRLLDPQDPTARALLDRATFYIVPNMNPDGSVLGNLRANAAGANLNREWLEPTVERSPEVYYVREKMRETGVDLFLDIHGDEAIPFVFVAGTEGVPSYDERIAALETQFKTAFAAASPDFQDEHGYDKDAPGQANLSMATAWVGENFRCLAYTLEMPFKDNDNLPDDDFGWNGQRSLRLGEAVLSAVLNVLPDLR is encoded by the coding sequence ATGAAAATCAGCACCCAGTTTGATGCCGGTTCCGTAACCGTAACCGACCTGAGCGACCCTTCCAATATCCGCCTCAATCTGCGCCCCGACAACGCATCCGATTTTGCCCAATGGTTTTATTTCCGTTTGCAGGGCGCGGCCTACCAAAATTGCGTGATGCACTTTGAAAACGCCGCATCGTCTGCTTACCCCGACGGCTGGCAGGATTATCAGGCTGTGGCTTCTTACGACCGCAGCAACTGGTTCCGCGTACCTTCCCGCTATGAAAACGGTGTGTTTACCATCGAACACACGCCGTTGGCCAACAGCGTTTATTACGCCTATTTCGAGCCGTATTCGCACGAACAGCATCTGAATCTGCTCGGCGACGCACAAGGCAGCGGCCTGTGCCAGATTGACGACTTGGGCAGCACCGTACAAGGGCGCGACATCAATCTGCTTACCATCGGCAACCAAGTGGCCAGCGACCTGAAAGTATGGATCATCGCCCGCCAGCACCCCGGCGAAACCATGGCCGAATGGTTTATCGAAGGCTTGCTCGGCCGCCTGCTTGATCCGCAAGACCCTACCGCACGCGCTTTGCTCGACCGCGCAACCTTTTATATTGTGCCCAATATGAACCCCGACGGCTCGGTGTTGGGCAACCTGCGTGCCAATGCCGCCGGAGCCAATCTCAATCGCGAATGGCTGGAGCCGACTGTGGAACGCAGCCCCGAAGTATATTATGTGCGCGAAAAAATGCGCGAAACCGGCGTGGATTTGTTTTTAGACATTCACGGCGACGAAGCCATTCCGTTTGTGTTTGTGGCCGGCACCGAAGGCGTGCCTTCTTATGATGAGCGTATTGCCGCGCTGGAAACGCAGTTCAAAACGGCTTTTGCCGCCGCCAGCCCCGATTTCCAAGACGAACACGGTTACGACAAAGACGCCCCCGGCCAAGCCAACTTAAGCATGGCCACCGCATGGGTGGGCGAAAACTTCCGCTGCTTGGCCTACACGCTGGAGATGCCGTTTAAAGACAACGACAATCTGCCCGACGACGATTTCGGCTGGAACGGCCAACGCTCGCTGCGTTTGGGCGAAGCAGTTTTATCGGCCGTGTTGAATGTGTTACCCGATTTGCGTTAA